The proteins below are encoded in one region of Podarcis raffonei isolate rPodRaf1 chromosome 8, rPodRaf1.pri, whole genome shotgun sequence:
- the LOC128420181 gene encoding spindle and kinetochore-associated protein 1-like, with product MEGKEGAPLELSDEKYNLTSDFNDLCSHMNTKISNIKKSLQLRKIDQEPSLKTVLSKIIHEVSLLNNILNKLETEVNHQENQQSQLKELQETIERYYNEAQHLEENMPIHLPRGIPSSTQGITVKDEAQCKDAEVAGGKKPVKEPRCIKQAALLTEEEFESIPAYMRGRLTYNQVNAVLQEINKAVVSKYKIMHQSPKTMSGAVRNLFFRFKEEETKNTKGHFFIVEADVEEFTQLKADKRFHSILTILRHCQRL from the coding sequence ATGGAGGGCAAGGAGGGGGCACCTCTGGAGCTCAGTGACGAAAAATATAATTTGACTTCAGATTTTAACGACTTATGTTCTCACATGAACACAAAGATTTCAAATATCAAAAAGTCACTTCAGCTGAGAAAAATAGACCAGGAACCATCTTTGAAGACAGTGCTTAGCAAGATAATTCATGAGGTATCGCTTTTAAACAACATCCTCAATAAACTGGAGACAGAAGTCAACCATCAGGAGAACCAGCAGAGTCAACTCAAGGAGCTCCAGGAAACGATTGAGAGGTACTACAATGAAGCTCAGCATCTTGAGGAAAACATGCCTATTCACCTGCCCAGAGGAATCCCAAGCAGCACCCAGGGCATCACGGTGAAGGATGAAGCACAGTGCAAAGATGCTGAGGTTGCCGGTGGGAAGAAGCCAGTGAAAGAGCCCAGATGCATCAAACAAGCAGCCTTGTTAACGGAAGAGGAGTTTGAAAGCATTCCTGCGTACATGCGAGGCCGCCTGACGTACAACCAAGTCAATGCAGTCCTTCAGGAAATCAACAAGGCTGTGGTTAGCAAGTACAAGATCATGCACCAGTCCCCTAAGACAATGTCCGGCGCTGTGAGGAACCTCTTCTTCAGATTCAAGGAAGAGGAAACAAAGAATACAAAAGGCCACTTCTTCATCGTGGAGGCCGATGTGGAAGAATTTACACAGCTCAAGGCAGACAAGCGTTTCCACAGCATCCTGACCATTTTGCGACATTGCCAGAGACTGTGA